The DNA window CAAGGCGTGCTATGAATTTAAGTGCATTAGAGGCTATAAAAACAGAATAGATTAAAAAAGGAGCTAGGAATAGCTCTTTTTTTATATCAATCATCTATTTCTTGCTTTCTAATAAAATAATCAATAATATCTTCAAAAGAGACTACACCTAATACTTTTTTACCTTCCACAATAGGCATGGCAACGATGTTGTTTGTTCTTAATCGTTTGGAAATGGTAAGTATATCCTCTTCTTCTTGAGCAGTGATTACATCTTTCGTCATTACCCATTCTAAAGGACAAGTATCATAATGACCTGGTGAAATTAAAAATCTATAAAGATCTGCTT is part of the Crassaminicella profunda genome and encodes:
- a CDS encoding CBS domain-containing protein; this translates as MKGKNIMHQPVITFKIKDTVAHALKIMNEKNINGAPVVDEKNALAGMVVKADLYRFLISPGHYDTCPLEWVMTKDVITAQEEEDILTISKRLRTNNIVAMPIVEGKKVLGVVSFEDIIDYFIRKQEIDD